ACACCCGGCCAGTTCGCCCCCGCACGCCCGCCAGGCCACCGACACCCGATCCCCGGTTGAGCCGCATGAGAAGGGTTTCCAGCTGATCGTCCGCATGATGGGCGGTCAATATCCAGTCCAGCCCGGCGCCGGCCCGCCATGCCTCCAGCTGGGCATAACGCTGCCGCCGCGCCCAATCCTGGACATTGCCGGAAACGGGGGCCTCTGGTGCCAGCGTGGCGTGGGGAATGCGCCGCTCCGCGCACCAGCGCGCCACCATCGCCGCTTCGGCGGCCGATTCGGCGCGCAACCCGTGATCCAGCGTGGCTGCAGCGATCCGGCCGGGCCAGGCCTGTACAGCCAGGTCCAGCAGCGCCATGCTATCCGGCCCGCCCGATACCGCAATGCCGAACCGGGCCGTCTCCTCCCCATCCACCAGTGCGCGCACGGCCAGCCGCAGCGCATCAGGGCGATGGGACGGTGCCAGCTCCGGCACGGCTATCGGCTCAGACGCTGCACTTGGCCTTGGTCCGGCCCTTGTCCATCATGCCGCGCAGGCCGCTCGACAGCGTCGCACCATAAACCTGCTCCAGTTCCGCATAGACCTTGCAGGCATCAGCCGGCTTCTTGAGCTGGATCAGCGCCTCACCCAGATAGGCCAGACTATCAGCCGCACGCTCGCCACGCGGGCGTTTCTGGTAATTTTCATAGAAGGCGACCGAAGCGAGCGCCGGCTTGCCATCGTCCAGATAGGCACGGCCCAGCAGGTTGGCCGCGCGGCTGCCGACCGAACTATCGCCATATTTATCGACCGTCGCCTTCAGCTGCGCCTGCGCCTCGGGATAGAATTTCGCATCCCACAAGCGGAAGCCATAGCTGTAGGCGTCGGCAGCGGCATCGCCGCTGTCCGGCTTCTCGATCGCTGCGACGGCGGTCTTACGGGCCTCGCTCGCGCCCGCCGTTGCCGGCGCGGCGGCGGGCGCCGGCTTGGCCGCTGCAGGCTTGCTCACGGCCGGCTTGGATGGCGCCGGCACATCAACGCCACCGGCCACCGGGACGGTGGGCCGAACGGCGGGTGGATCGGCCTGCAACCGCGCCTCGTTTTCGGCCTTATATTTGGTAAACGCCTCTTCCAGCTGCTTGAGCTTATAGCTGTTTTCCTCGACCTGCCCGGTAATCGAGGCAAGTTGGGATTCCAGCGCCCCCACCCGTGCAGTCAGATCGGCGACCGGGGTCGAGGCGGGCGTACCCGGCGCTACGACCGGCGCGGTCGGGCGCGTGATTTCGGCTTCCACCGGCGTTCCGGCCGGGAAGACCTTGCGCTGCACCGCGCGCATTTCCTTTTCCAGCCGGTCGACGCGCACATCGACGCTCGGATTTTGCTGTGCGGCGGCCGATGGCGCCAGCCCCAACAGCGCAGGCGCAACCAGCGCCAGAGCGGTGGTCGCGAAAAAAGCGTAACGCATGATGATCCCCGACTAAATCTCTCCGCCTTTAACCATAGGCGGGCGCGCCACGCAACAAAGCGCCGCGTGTCCCTGCCGTCCGGACAAGGGACAGGGTCAGTTTCCGGCGCTGGGCGCCGGCGTCTCTGGTGCTGGCGCGGGCGTAGCCGACGCAGGCACGGGCGCCTGGATCGACGGCGTGCCGACGGGTGCCGATGTCCGCGCAGGCGTTCGGGCCGGCACAGCCGCAGGGACCTGGCCAGCCGCTGCCGGTGCGGCGCGCGCCAACAGTGCCTCGGCATTCACCGGAACATCTGCGATCGTTCGGTCTGCGGCTCCCAGCGGCGCTATCGCCTTGCCACCGACCGTAACGGTCAGCGCTTGCGGGCGACCGGTCAGGATCATCGGCCCCTTGGCATCGGCCGGCAGGGTGAAGCTTTCCCCCTTCTTCATCGTGCCGTCTTTCAACCGCTCGCCCGCCTCGTCATAGATGCGCAGCCACACATCGTCGACCGCCGTGAACACCACCGGCCCGGTAACGGGGGCGGCAACCGGGGCGCCAGCCGCCGGCTGCTGCGACTGTGCGGGCCGCTGCTCCTGCTGCTCGGCGATTTCTTCGCCGGTCGGCGGGGTCAA
The sequence above is drawn from the Sphingobium sp. AP49 genome and encodes:
- the tilS gene encoding tRNA lysidine(34) synthetase TilS, giving the protein MPELAPSHRPDALRLAVRALVDGEETARFGIAVSGGPDSMALLDLAVQAWPGRIAAATLDHGLRAESAAEAAMVARWCAERRIPHATLAPEAPVSGNVQDWARRQRYAQLEAWRAGAGLDWILTAHHADDQLETLLMRLNRGSGVGGLAGVRGRTGRVLRPLLAVRKVALQAHADQAGLPYVLDPSNADPKFDRAALRRRLDGVDWIDAEAAARSAAALSEAEVALQWTVAGLAAAHIHPSTDAWVLDRTDLPRELLRRLLIAMLCSAEPGIVLPRGEALDRAIAAARAGRQASLGDWLLRGGAAWTLSPAPPRR
- a CDS encoding helix-turn-helix domain-containing protein: MADEPELETGAESAPEAQPSTPGAKLRAAREAQGLSVQDIATRTRIAQRQLEAIERDDYAALPGIPYAVGFARAYARAVDLDEVAIAADVRSAVHNTDMGATRYEAFEPADPARVPSRTLAWTAAVIAIVVIAGFTIWRTQLLTPPTGEEIAEQQEQRPAQSQQPAAGAPVAAPVTGPVVFTAVDDVWLRIYDEAGERLKDGTMKKGESFTLPADAKGPMILTGRPQALTVTVGGKAIAPLGAADRTIADVPVNAEALLARAAPAAAGQVPAAVPARTPARTSAPVGTPSIQAPVPASATPAPAPETPAPSAGN